One Fuerstiella marisgermanici DNA window includes the following coding sequences:
- a CDS encoding helix-turn-helix transcriptional regulator yields the protein MNSVDDLQQRIREAIDNVEPGSRLDEVLQRWGNYRPTVRIGDRHLIQGYIDMFRSCHEISCAVDPTIDSRLPSHCCDPESIASFFRIPLEELAPDYVQESSTTENTGPEKDIERIATAIERLTEHLAPEPADIVGTPYLAQKLGCSSAWITQQIRDGQIPQACIVDGTGNGKPWKFHRHKIDRWIRDR from the coding sequence TTGAACAGCGTTGACGATTTACAGCAGAGAATTCGTGAGGCCATCGACAATGTTGAGCCGGGGTCACGACTGGACGAGGTTCTTCAGCGATGGGGCAACTATCGTCCGACAGTCAGAATCGGTGATAGGCATCTGATTCAAGGATACATCGACATGTTCCGAAGCTGCCACGAGATCTCGTGCGCAGTCGATCCAACCATTGATTCACGACTGCCAAGCCACTGCTGCGACCCTGAATCGATTGCCAGCTTCTTTCGAATACCGCTGGAGGAACTGGCCCCAGACTATGTTCAGGAGTCCTCTACGACGGAAAACACTGGCCCCGAAAAGGATATCGAACGGATTGCCACTGCAATTGAGCGGCTCACGGAACACTTGGCTCCCGAGCCAGCAGATATTGTTGGCACTCCGTATTTGGCACAAAAGCTTGGGTGTTCGTCAGCTTGGATCACTCAGCAGATCCGTGATGGACAGATCCCTCAAGCGTGCATCGTGGATGGTACGGGCAATGGAAAGCCGTGGAAGTTTCATCGGCACAAGATCGATCGCTGGATACGTGACAGATAA